A DNA window from Phragmites australis chromosome 11, lpPhrAust1.1, whole genome shotgun sequence contains the following coding sequences:
- the LOC133884985 gene encoding abscisic acid receptor PYL4-like — protein sequence MPYTGPRSSPQQHSRIGGGKAAHGAWCAAVPGEVARYHEHTARAGQCCSAVTQEIAAPVEAVWSVVRRFDRPQAYKHFIRSCRLVDGGSGGAVAVGSVREVRVVSGLPATSSRERLEILDDERRVLSFRVVGGEHRLANYRSVTTVHEAAGHCPGGTVVVESYVVDVPPGNTADETRVFVDTIVRCNLQSLARTAEQLALA from the coding sequence ATGCCGTACACGGGTCCGCGGTCGTCGCCGCAGCAGCACAGCCGGATCGGCGGGGGAAAGGCGGCGCACGGGGCGTGGTGCGCGGCGGTGCCGGGGGAGGTGGCGCGGTACCACGAGCACACGGCGCGGGCGGGGCAGTGCTGCTCGGCCGTGACGCAGGAGATCGCGGCGCCTGTGGAGGCCGTGTGGTCGGTGGTGCGGCGGTTCGACCGCCCACAGGCGTACAAGCACTTCATCCGAAGCTGCCGCCTCGTGGACGGCGGTAGCGGCGGCGCCGTCGCCGTGGGGTCGGTGCGCGAGGTGCGGGTTGTGTCGGGCCTCCCCGCCACAAGCAGCCGCGAGCGGCTCGAGATCCTCGACGACGAGCGCCGCGTGCTCAGCTTCCGCGTCGTGGGCGGGGAGCACCGCCTCGCCAACTACCGGTCGGTCACCACCGTGCACGAGGCCGCCGGGCACTGCCCCGGCGGCACCGTCGTTGTGGAGTCGTACGTGGTGGACGTGCCCCCCGGGAACACCGCGGACGAGACGCGCGTGTTCGTGGACACCATCGTGCGCTGCAACCTCCAGTCGCTGGCGCGCACCGCCGAGCAGCTCGCCCTCGCCTAG